A stretch of the Malus sylvestris chromosome 10, drMalSylv7.2, whole genome shotgun sequence genome encodes the following:
- the LOC126586042 gene encoding heavy metal-associated isoprenylated plant protein 47-like, whose product MHVRNISISGKFFLGSCRSPTIGISLGKDSKKMKRKIVMKVPMNCRKCQTKALKIATTVDGVNSVALGEEKDRVVVIGEGVDAIKLAKSLRKKFKAADIITVAEVK is encoded by the exons ATGCATGTACGTAATATTAGTATCTCTGGCAAATTTTTCCTTGGCTCTTGCAGATCGCCGACTATCGGTATAAGTCTGGGCAAAGACTCGAAGAAAATGAAG cGCAAGATTGTGATGAAGGTACCGATGAATTGCCGGAAATGCCAAACGAAGGCGCTCAAAATTGCTACTACAGTAGATG GTGTCAATTCTGTGGCGTTGGGAGAGGAAAAAGACAGAGTGGTGGTGATTGGGGAGGGAGTGGACGCCATTAAGTTGGCCAAGAGCTTAAGGAAGAAATTCAAGGCCGCCGATATTATCACCGTCGCAGAAGTCAAGTGA